GTGACGTCTCTTTTTGACGTCTTAATAAATGATATGAGCTGATGCTTGTCCAATATGTGCAAAAGAATGAAATAAAGTGCAAAAGAATGTATATCATGTTTTTTAAATGGGCAGTATGATAACAAAAACAGGAGTGGTAAAGTTGTGGTGGAAAAATCCAAAGAGGAGCAAATTTGGAAAATTTCTAGATCGGGAAGGTATCACACAAAATGAATTTGCTAGCGAGAGTAAAATATCTAAACGAACAATTTCTACTTTGTGTAATGACTCTACATACGAACCTAGCCCTAAAACACTAAAGAAAATTATGTTAGGTGTAAAGAAAATAGATAAAAGTAAACAGCCTCATGATTTTTTTGATATATAAGTAGAAAATGCCCTAACAATCTTAGGAATGATACGTAAATGTTTTATAGAATTTAACGTAGCATAAAGAAACCACTTGTTATATACGAGTGGTTTCTTTAAATTTTAGAATAACTTCTACTGCTTTTTTATATCCTCCTGCTTCTCTTAAAGACTTTCCAACTAAAGAACTCTTATCCTTAAATGAAGCGTTTGATAGCACTTGTTCTGTTGTGTTTCGTAATGTAGGAGCATCTAGGTTCAAACGATTAAGTTGT
This DNA window, taken from Priestia megaterium NBRC 15308 = ATCC 14581, encodes the following:
- a CDS encoding helix-turn-helix domain-containing protein, producing MVKLWWKNPKRSKFGKFLDREGITQNEFASESKISKRTISTLCNDSTYEPSPKTLKKIMLGVKKIDKSKQPHDFFDI